Proteins from one Mus pahari chromosome 18, PAHARI_EIJ_v1.1, whole genome shotgun sequence genomic window:
- the LOC115062507 gene encoding Friend virus susceptibility protein 1-like yields the protein MNLLSIWNRHFNSTAPSATEASPTTPSPGSLESTEGPWYELYYKLKEINEFDYPDSPIVSNNGLGDPVYETFDSLGENKENDDAGWLLLASLDKLIKDRNELRDKINQLQNMVKDNKELNDKIDHLQMLINNLKISKCALEKNLLSSSHKAQFMENQTEALIIRLAELQGKFKSQPRRVSTGKVRALIGKEWDPITWDGDVWEDPIEAENFESSDSQVFISPEEVVPSAPPLEIQPFSPFTEEINPLLSIKPAVAISKGNAKQDNTDVPQSLKIVASRPITRLKAKQAPRGDIESVVHEEVCYTTKELNEFANSFKQKSGEYVWEWILRVWDNGGRNIKLDQAKFIDMGPLSGDSRFNMEARTVQKGVKSLFEWLAEVFVKRWPTEKELEMPDIPWLSVDEGILRLREIAMLEWIYCVKPNAQPWEGPEDTPFTNPIRRKMVRGAPAHLKSFVLSLLLVPDLRVGDAAAQLDELNAMGLIGPRGCRSPVAALNRQKQGDHNYCMGSIDNTMFIMA from the coding sequence atgaatcttttaagTATCTGGAATAGGCATTTCAATTCGACAGCACCTTCAGCTACGGAAGCCTCTCCAACCACCCCCTCTCCTGGGAGCTTGGAGAGTACTGAAGGCCCATGGTATGAACTGTATtacaaacttaaagaaataaatgaatttgatTATCCTGACTCACCAATTGTGAGCAACAATGGATTAGGTGACCCTGTATATGAAACTTTTGACAGTTTGGgggaaaataaggaaaatgatgaTGCTGGTTGGTTGCTTCTAGCATCTCTGGATAAACTGATAAAGGATAGGAATGAACTCCGGGATAAAATTAACCAACTACAGAATATGGTGAAGGACAACAAAGAACTCAATGATAAAATTGACCATCTTCAGATGCTCATAAACAATCTAAAGATTTCTAAGTGTGCCCTGGAAAAgaaccttctctccagcagccacaAAGCTCAATTTATGGAAAATCAAACTGAAGCTCTCATTATAAGGTTAGCTGAGTTACAGGGAAAATTCAAGTCCCAGCCTCGGAGAGTGTCAACAGGTAAAGTAAGAGCATTAATTGGTaaagaatgggatcctataacttgggatggggatgtgtgggagGACCCTAttgaagctgagaactttgaatCCTCAGATTCTCAAGTGTTTATCTcacctgaggaagtagtaccctcagccccaccccttgaaatACAGCCTTTTTCACCTTTCACTGAGGAAATCAATCCTTTGTTATCTATTAAACCAGCAGTGGCTATCTCTAAAGGAAATGCCAAGCAAGACAATACTGATGTCCCTCAGAGCCTCAAAATAGTTGCCTCTAGACCTATAACCAGACTTAAGGCAAAGCAGGCTCCTAGAGGGGACATAGAAAGTGTGGTCCATGAGGAAGTGTGCTATactactaaggagcttaatgagtttgctaattcattcaaacagaagtctggggaatatgtgtgggaatggattttaagggtgtgggataatggtggaaggaacataaaactggatCAGGCTAAGTTTATTGACATGGGTcctctgagtggagattctaggtttaatatggaagctcGCACAGTTCAAAAAGGTGtcaaaagtttgtttgaatggttggctgaagtgtttgtcaaaagatggcctactgagaaggagttggagatgcctgatatcccttggcttagtgttgacgaagggattttaaggctcagggaaattgcaatgctagagtggaTATACTGTGTAAAACCTAATGCTCAACCATGGGAAGGCCCAGAAGACACGCCCTTCACTAATCCCATAAGACGCAAAATGgtgagaggggcaccagcacatttgaagagttttgttctCTCCCTTTTgcttgtgccagaccttagggttggagatgctgctgctcagttGGATGAATTGAATGCAATGGGCTTAATTGGGCCCCGGGGTTGCAGGAGCCCAGTCGCAGCACTGAATCGACAAAAGCAAGGTGATCATAACTATTGTATGGGCAGTATAGACAACACAATGTTCATAATGGCATGA